A segment of the Rhodothermus sp. genome:
CTCCCTATGAGCACTTCTGCGCAAATATTATGCGCTTTTCGATAGCACAATAAAAGTGAAATTAGATAAATGGCGCACATCTTCGCTAAAAAGTGTAAATTCTGCTTTTTCAAAGCGATTACAGCAAGCATCACAGCAGCTTTGTATCACAGGTTTCAATCTGTATATTGCCAGAAAAATAGACTGGTCTCTATTATGCGAACAGTTTCTGGTCTTTGCTTGCTGGCGCTTAGCTGGCTCAGCCTGTCTGTGCTGCTGCCCGCCGACTATCAGATTACCGGAACGATCATCTACGGTCCGAGCTTCCCGCTGGAGGGGGCTCAGGTTTACGCCCTGGAACCCACCGGTGCGGAGACGTTGGCCACGGGCGTAACCGACGCCTCGGGCTCCTTCGCATTGACGCTGCCCGCCGGCACCGCGGTCGATCCACAGCCGTCCACCTCCGTCTATCGCATCACTGCCCTGTATCCCCAACCGATGCTGAAAGAGCTACGTCTTCAGGTACACTATACAGCCCCTTCCTCCGAGAGGGTGCCACCAGTTCCCGAAATCTTTGACATAACAGGCCGTCAGATTCCCCCGGAAGCACCGCGAACCGCCGGTGTATACTTCTTACGGCTGCGCTTCGCCTCAGGTCACTACACTCCACCCCGTTCGTTCGTACAAACCACCCGCGGCATTCCGTCGATTACGCTATGGCGCAGCCCGCCTATTCCTATCGG
Coding sequences within it:
- a CDS encoding carboxypeptidase-like regulatory domain-containing protein, producing the protein MRTVSGLCLLALSWLSLSVLLPADYQITGTIIYGPSFPLEGAQVYALEPTGAETLATGVTDASGSFALTLPAGTAVDPQPSTSVYRITALYPQPMLKELRLQVHYTAPSSERVPPVPEIFDITGRQIPPEAPRTAGVYFLRLRFASGHYTPPRSFVQTTRGIPSITLWRSPPIPIGAGQQHVPTREIRLRIVHPHFASSDTVYSLHSGTPLHIETALTPIAALLTPTLTQPRHLLFTITAPSALEAYYFGMQQNDSLLLTHLLLQQGMQLQGVVFNESHHPIQWIG